The following DNA comes from Gordonia zhaorongruii.
GACACGGTCGAAGAACGTGCGGGGATCGAACCGGCCGGCGACGGTGACCGATCCGCCCGCGACGAGCGAGGACAGTGCACCGACCACGATGCCGTTCACGTGGAAGAGCGGCAGGATCAGCAGGCTGTGCGTCGAGCTGTCGAGGGAGAACTCCTCGATCGCCATCTCAACCATCGCCGTGAGATTGGCGTGATCGAGCATCACACCCTTGGGCCGACCGGTGGTGCCGCTGGTGTAGATCAGCAGTGCCAGGTCGTGCTCATCGGTCTGCGTCGTCTCCCGCGTACCCGTCTTCGCCGAGGAGAGGTCGGTCACGACCGTCACGTCGTCGGCGAGCTTGGCCTTGAGGTCGTCGCTGGTGACCACCGCCGACTGCTTGCAGTCGGCGAGCTGGTAGGCGATCTCCTTCGGTTCCAGAGAGGGGTTCACCGGAGTCGCCGTCGCCCCGAGCCGCCACGCGGCGAACAGCGCGATCACGAAGTCCGCGGTGTTGGGCAGCATGATCGCGACCACGTCCGACTTGCTCACGCCGGCTTCCGCCAGAGTGCCTGCCGCACGGATGATCGCCTCGTCGAACTCGTGGTTCGTGAATGTCTGCGTGTCATCTGCCAGTGCGGGCGCACTCGGATCGGACTCGGCGCGTGAGCCTGCCATCTCAGCCAGAAACATGTGAATCCTTCGTTCTCGGAGTGCTGTACAGCACGTCACTTTACGAACACCTATGTGATCGCAACCATATCCAGCGGCGACAAAGTTCCGGCTCGTATTGTCCCCTCGAGACAACGCCGTGGGGTGCGCACCGACTACTGTCACATTCGTGACCGAGTACGGGATTTCGCAGTCCGATGACGTTGTTGCCGACGTGGTGGCATCGGTGATCACTGAGATGAGCGAGAACCTGGTGGGGGAGTCGCGGCACATCCGCGAGGTCCTGGAACGCGATATCACCGAACTGCGCGGGAACCGGCAGTTACTCGACCTGCTCGGCGACAGCGTCGAGAGCAACGTCGACGCGGTGTTCCACATCATGCGTCACGGCATCTCCACCGACGGTGTGCAGGCCCCGTCGGCGGCGGTGGAGTACGCGCATCGGCTTGCGCAGCAGCTCATTCCGATGGCCGCGTTGGTGCGTGCGTACCGACTCGGCCAGACCGCACTGCAGGAGCGGGTGTTCACCACCATCGAAGCCTCCGACATCGAGCCTCGCCTCGGGTTGGAGGCCGCGCGCCGGATCGTCTCGATCGCATCCGCGTACATCGACACCGTCACCGAGCAGGTCGTCGCCGCCTACCAGGCGGAGCGCGACAAATGGATGTCCAACCGCAACACCATCCGGACCGTGCGCATCCGGGAACTGCTGTCGACGACTGCCGAGGTAGACGAAACCCAGACGTCGGCGGCCATCGGATACAACCTGAATCAACATCACTGCGCCGCGATCGTCTGGTCGACGGCTCCCGACCCGCAGCACGACGAGCTGTCCCGCATCGAACGTGTCACCCGCACGCTCGCCACCGAACTCGGTGCGGGGAGCGAGTTCCTGTTCGTCGCCGCCGACCGGCTGACCGCGTGGGTGTGGATGTCATGGCCGGCGGACACCGATCCCGACCTCGGTACGGCGCGCGATCACATCGGGGAGAACCTCTCCGGCCTCTACGTCGCACTGGGTACGCCGCACCCCGGGAGTGCCGGGTTCACCAAGTCGCACCGCGAGGCCGTCGAGGCGCGGAACATGGCCGAACTCGCGGAGGACCCGCCGCAACTGCGGTCCTACGCCGACCCGGGTCTTGCCGTGGCTTCGCTGGTCAGCGCCGATTCCGTCCGGGCGCGGGAGTGGGTGGCACAGGTCCTCGGGCCGCTGGCGGCCGATACCGACGCTGCCCGACGGCTCCGTGAGACGCTGCGGGTATTCCTCGGCAACCAGTCGAGCAACAAAGCGACAGCAGAGCAGCTGCATCTGCACTACAACACGGTCAAGTACCGGGTGAAGAACGCCGAACGCGATCGCGGACGCCCCATCGCCGACGATCGTCTCGACGTCGAAGTAGCGCTCCTTCTCGACTACTGGCTACCGCGGCCGGACTAGTGACGGAGCGGAGAATCCGCCCCAAACACTCATCTGGAATATTCCTCATCCCCTGCGAAATCCGGGGCGGCAAAGGGCAGCATGTGTTCGGTACACATTCGACCGAATCAATGGAACAGGGACCATGCGAACACAACGACGGTTTATCAAACTCCTCACCGCGATGATCGCGATCGTGATCGTCCTGGTGGCAGGCGGCTGCAAGGGAAGCGACTCCGACTCCACTACGGCCGCAAACGGTTCGGGTGCCAATTCGCAATCGGAGAATGCTTCGGGTGAGTTCGCCTGCCCGAAGGAGAACACCATCAAGTTCGCGAAGACGAAGTTCACCTGGCATGCCGGGCTGGGCTTCGGCGCCTTCCACCGGTGGATCTACAAGCCCGCCAAGGCCGGGAGCTTCAAGAAGGGTGCTGACGGGCGTGTGAAGGCGTTCGTCAAGGCGGGAGCGGCGGCCCTGTTCGTCAAACGCCAGGTGCGCCTCGCCTCCGAGGACGCGAAGGCCAACCCGACGCTCTGCAAGTCGATCGTCAAGCCGATGAAGTCCATCTCGGACAAGGTGTCGGATGCCGTGAAGAGTGCTCGCAAGGGCGACCTCGGCGCGGTCAACTCCCTCAACGACGACGTCAAGTCGGTGATGACGAAGTCCAAGGATCAAGGCAGTGAGATCAAGCCGGATGAGAACGCGGACATCGGCGCCAAGTAGCGTCTGAATTCTGAATACGTGAGTGGCCGACGCGAGATTCTCGCGTCGGCCACTCACGTTCGTGACCCGACCGTTCAGTCAGTCGGACAGTCAGTCGGACAATGGGAATCGGTCCGCGAGCATGCCGCGCTGCGGGTTGATGCGGCGAGGAGCGGGGCTGTCGTACACCACGAGAAGCTCCCTCGGGTCCGGGTCGTTCAGCAGGGCGATGCCCTCGGCGTGGTCATCGCCCTCGCCGTAGGGGAGGTCGAGCACCGTCTCGAGGTCGGGTGCTCGCACCAGCTGCGACGCTTCGGCGTCCGGCGCACCTTTCCAACGGTGCACACGCACCGGACCGTCGAGGTCCATGGTCGGTCCGGAGAGAACCAGGATGTCCCGCCCGTCGGAGCACAGGTCGCGAACGCCCAGGCCGCCCAGATCCAGCAGGTGCTTTCGGTAGCGGGAGCCATCGTCGAGGCGGCGGGCCTTCAACCGTTCCGGATGCTTCTTCGACGGGGTCAGCCGCAGTTCGATGACCGTGGCCCACCCGCGCAGTACCGGCCCGCGCAGCCCGACGAACACCCGGTCGCCGAAGGCGGCGATCCCCTCGATGTCGATTCCGTTGTCCTTGCTGGGGATCGATAGGAACGGGGCCAGGTGCTCATCCTCGCGAAGCAGTTCTGTCAGGCTCTTCGATCCGACGCCCAGCACCGCCGCATGCTCGGTGCGCCCATCCAACTCGACGTGCTCCCGCAACTCGGATACGCCGTCCTCGTCGGTCACCGGAATCCGCAGCAGCACGTGCCGGTTCTCTTCGGACTTCACTTTCGCCAGGCGCTCGAATGCCTTCTCTGTGCTGTGCTGCTCTTTGATCCGCGACCGTTTGCGGCTGTGCGAACCCACCGCCCAGAGGTAGTGCCCGTCGCGAGCGAAGCCTTCGAGGTCGGCTTCCTCATCGGCGTCGTCGGACGGCATCGGCACCAGGTCGGCCAGCGCGTACACCTGTTCGTCGCCGTATACGACGGTGCGTCCGGGTTTCCGGGTGAGTCGGTGGATGACGGCGCCCTCGTCGCCGCCGACCCATAAGGTGTCGTCCCCGTCCGTGCGGATCGCGGACAGATTGGTGTTGATCTCCTTTTTCCGCGCGCGCTCGGAGAACTGGAGGCGGGCAGTGCGTGGTGAAGCCATGATTCAAGGGTACGGATGCCGAATGACCGCGACTCGAATCGGAAACATCGTGCGAGTGGTACCCATGCCGACCGGCATCGGTCTATAGCCGGTTGCCGGCCGTCATACGTACCACTCCGACGAGATACCGTCGCCGTCCGAGGCCGCGGGCCGAGTCGACCGGCAATCTACGCGACGCCCGCGCGGGCGCACTCCCAATCGTCGGGGACAGTCCCACCGTCGAGGAAGTCGCGCAGGAACGACGCGTCAGGCTATCGAACGTTGCGATCGCCCGGTGCGTCTCCGGAATCAGAGGTGCACCGGGCGCATCGGTTACGTCTGTTGCCGAAGAACCTGCCCAAATTCGTCAACAGTGAGGGTCACAGTCTTCTTCTCGGTGGCCTGCATGATGTAGAGGATGAGCCATACGAGGCTCCAGCAACCGCATGTCACAAGTGTCAAGATCAGATGAAGCATGTGATTGATGGGCTTGCCGTATCGGAGGACGGCGTTGTAATCCGACTGCGATTCCACCATCGCTCCACGGACAACCTCGTTGTGAACGCCTTGCGCGAGACGGCTCTTTCGGGTGTCGGGGTCGGCCTTGGGTAGTGGGCCGTTCGTTGGGTACCCCGGTTGCGTCATCTACATTCTCCTTCGGTCATCGATAGGTATCGAAAGTCTTAAACCCGCCAGAGATTAGCGGTATCCGACGTTCTTGAATTGCCGACTTTCCGAATTTTGGAGAGATTCGTCCGGTTGGACGACGTGATGCCGCCGAATGGCTTGTATGCATGGGGCTAGCGGCGCTTCGGGCAGTGCCCAAACCTGTAGTCGCTCGCACCGGGCAGGCCAGGAGCCAAGCCCGTTGCTACCAGTGCCCCCAGTCGGACTCGAACCGACACTTTGCAGATTTTAAGTCTGCTGCCTCTGCCAATTGGGCTATAGGGGCGTGCGGTCAAGCATGCCAGGGCTGCGGTGTCGTGTGGCATCGGGCCGCCGGTCTTGGGAACACGCTCGCGGACGGCGTTGTTGAACCGGGCAACATCTCACGTATGGAGGCGCATCATCATGCAGGTCGAGATCTGGACCGACATCAACTGCCCGTTCTGTTACCTCGGCAAGAAGCGCTTCCACGATGCGCTCGACGAGTTCGAGAATGCGGAGTCGGTGCAGGTGACGCACCGTTCGTTCGAGCTCGACCCGAATGTCCCGGAGGGGACATCCGGGGACGTGGTCGAGAATCTGTCGAAGAAGTACGGACGCACGCTGGAGCAGGCGGCGGACGGGGAGCGTCAGCTCGCCGCGTCGGCGCGTGAGGCCGGGCTCGAGTACGTGACGTCGGGGCGCGACATGGGCAACTCCTTCGATATGCACCGGCTCCTGCACTGGGCGAAGGAGCTCGGCCGGCAGGAGACGATGCTCGACGCGCTCTATGCGGCCAACTTCGCGGAGCCCGAGCCGCTGTTCGGCAGCAGCGACCGCCTCGTCGAGGTGGCGGTCGGCGCGGGCTTCGAGGAGGCCGGCGTACGAGAGGTGCTCGACGACCCGACTCGGTACGCGCAGGACGTCCGCCGGGATGAGGCGCAGGCGCAGGAATTCGGAGTGCAGGGTGTGCCGTTCTACGTCTTCGACCGCAAGTACGCCGTGTCCGGAGCTCAGCCGGTCGAACTGTTCACGCAGGCACTGAATCAGGCGTGGGCCGATCGCCCGACGCCGACACTCATCGGTGAAGGCGACGCCTGCGGGCCCGACGGGTGCGAGGTGCCTCGGTAATGCGGGCTGTCGTCTGGGGGCGCGTCACCTATCCGGCGCGACGTCCAGGTACTCGGTGAACCCGTACTGGTCGTGCGGACCGATCACGGCGAACTCGAAGAGGCCCTCGCCGGTATCGACGGTCTCGCCGTCGTCGTAGGCGAACGTCGCGTAATAGTCGATCGGGCAGAACATCCTCATGGTCGGATCGAGTTCGGACACGTCGTTGCGCATGCCCTGGGTCTTCTCGTCGCCCTGCCACATCCCGTGGCGCCAGTCCTGCTCCAGGCCGTAACCGGTGCCGAAGCCGATGTAATTGGCCACCTGGGATTCGCACCGGACACTTGTCGTCACGCCACCAGGCTTGATGAATCGCAGCGTGGCGCCTGCCGGTTCGCGACCGCCCGGGACGAACTCTATGTCGTGCTCCACTCGCCCCAGCCATTCCGGATCTCGGCGGGAGTCGTTCCACACGAGTCTGGCGTCACCCATGATCCGTTCGCCGGTGCGCAATTCCTGGACCAGCACCACGATCGCGTAGTCGGCGAAGCGCATCACCGAGTAGATCCAGAAGAACGACGTCGCATCGGTCGATGCGGCACGACGCCCGGGAGGTTCGGCTTCGCCGACGGGTCGTACGCCCCAGGACCGGTCGCGGTTGCCGCGCCATCCGTCGGGTTCCACCTCGGATTCCCGGCCGTCGACAGTCAGTGAGCCTGACCACCGACCGGTCTGCACGAAGCGCATGGTGTCGAACGTGACGCGTTCGAGCTGCCGCTGGAAGTGACGCGGTTCCAGGACCGCAGGACCGTCCGCGTCGAAGGTCAGATCGAACGACAGGTCGCCGTGGCCGGGACTCAAGCTCACCCGCAGTGTGCGGAGGCCCTCGAGGATCTCGACCCGGAAGGGACCGATGGTC
Coding sequences within:
- a CDS encoding DUF3616 domain-containing protein; its protein translation is MASPRTARLQFSERARKKEINTNLSAIRTDGDDTLWVGGDEGAVIHRLTRKPGRTVVYGDEQVYALADLVPMPSDDADEEADLEGFARDGHYLWAVGSHSRKRSRIKEQHSTEKAFERLAKVKSEENRHVLLRIPVTDEDGVSELREHVELDGRTEHAAVLGVGSKSLTELLREDEHLAPFLSIPSKDNGIDIEGIAAFGDRVFVGLRGPVLRGWATVIELRLTPSKKHPERLKARRLDDGSRYRKHLLDLGGLGVRDLCSDGRDILVLSGPTMDLDGPVRVHRWKGAPDAEASQLVRAPDLETVLDLPYGEGDDHAEGIALLNDPDPRELLVVYDSPAPRRINPQRGMLADRFPLSD
- a CDS encoding PucR family transcriptional regulator, yielding MTEYGISQSDDVVADVVASVITEMSENLVGESRHIREVLERDITELRGNRQLLDLLGDSVESNVDAVFHIMRHGISTDGVQAPSAAVEYAHRLAQQLIPMAALVRAYRLGQTALQERVFTTIEASDIEPRLGLEAARRIVSIASAYIDTVTEQVVAAYQAERDKWMSNRNTIRTVRIRELLSTTAEVDETQTSAAIGYNLNQHHCAAIVWSTAPDPQHDELSRIERVTRTLATELGAGSEFLFVAADRLTAWVWMSWPADTDPDLGTARDHIGENLSGLYVALGTPHPGSAGFTKSHREAVEARNMAELAEDPPQLRSYADPGLAVASLVSADSVRAREWVAQVLGPLAADTDAARRLRETLRVFLGNQSSNKATAEQLHLHYNTVKYRVKNAERDRGRPIADDRLDVEVALLLDYWLPRPD
- a CDS encoding DsbA family oxidoreductase, which translates into the protein MQVEIWTDINCPFCYLGKKRFHDALDEFENAESVQVTHRSFELDPNVPEGTSGDVVENLSKKYGRTLEQAADGERQLAASAREAGLEYVTSGRDMGNSFDMHRLLHWAKELGRQETMLDALYAANFAEPEPLFGSSDRLVEVAVGAGFEEAGVREVLDDPTRYAQDVRRDEAQAQEFGVQGVPFYVFDRKYAVSGAQPVELFTQALNQAWADRPTPTLIGEGDACGPDGCEVPR